Proteins from a single region of Gossypium arboreum isolate Shixiya-1 chromosome 1, ASM2569848v2, whole genome shotgun sequence:
- the LOC128289374 gene encoding disease resistance protein At4g27190-like, translating to MAGEFFSGAASNAIGTLMVDYLVKPIERRLRYLFRFHKLIDDLHQQQNNLNREQTRVEEDVKEAKLQIQTQVIEDYIGEWLTNVENALKDVQNLDSRVEENKRCFSLCPNWCWRYQLGKEIEKKIVYISKLVEDSHFKRIGHRAELPGLEFFTSKDILASKSSTNAFNKIREALEDDKVNMIGVWGMGGVGKTTLVKEVGKKTKESGCFRKVIEVVVSQNSIIENIQDKIADFLDSQFEKKTKEGRAGELWLQLEKEEKVLIILDDMWNEVHLKEIGIPLNENGKGCKIILTTRRKTVCESMECQVIIPMDVLESDEAWALFRMKAKLNERVPRDILQEAQKVAKECKGLPVAIVTLAAALKSTKTSKGWEVAGKKLERSKLVEIGNIGEEEKNAYLCIKMSYEYLKKETNKKCFFLCGLYPEDHSIKVEDLVRYAWGLELFGKADLIGEVRIQVLEAIDYLKDSCLLLEDEVEDEDGDGGRYVKLHDIVRDVTLWIASEEKSDFMIKSRLELLNKSSESCEGISLLDSEEKNFPDRLILSKLEILLLKNCNV from the exons ATGGCGGGAGAGTTCTTCTCGGGTGCTGCTTCTAATGCCATAGGAACACTGATGGTTGACTATTTGGTGAAGCCAATAGAACGTCGTCTTCGCTACTTATTTCGTTTCCATAAGTTAATTGATGACCTCCACCAACAGCAAAACAATCTGAATAGAGAACAAACTCGAGTTGAAGAAGACGTTAAGGAGGCAAAATTGCAGATTCAAACTCAAGTAATTGAGGACTATATAGGTGAATGGTTGACAAATGTAGAAAACGCCTTGAAAGATGTACAGAATTTGGACAGCAGAGTTGAAGAAAATAAGAGATGCTTCAGTTTGTGTCCTAATTGGTGTTGGCGATATCAATTAGGCAAGGAGATTGAGAAGAAGATAGTGTATATCAGCAAACTTGTAGAGGACTCCCATTTTAAAAGAATCGGCCATCGTGCGGAGCTTCCTGGTTTAGAATTCTTCACATCTAAAGATATTTTGGCTTCCAAATCTTCAACTAATGCATTCAACAAGATCAGGGAAGCATTAGAGGATGACAAAGTTAACATGATCGGAGTGTGGGGGATGGGAGGGGTGGGCAAAACCACCTTAGTCAAAGAAGTCGGTAAAAAAACCAAAGAATCAGGATGTTTTCGTAAAGTTATTGAAGTTGTTGTGTCCCAAAATTCAATCATTGAAAATATTCAAGATAAAATAGCAGATTTCTTGGACTCACAGTTCGAGAAAAAAACTAAAGAAGGGAGAGCAGGGGAATTATGGCTTCAAttggaaaaagaagaaaaggtCCTCATAATCCTTGATGATATGTGGAATGAGGTCCACTTGAAAGAGATAGGCATTCCGCTAAATGAAAATGGGAAGGGATGTAAAATCATTTTGACAACACGTCGCAAGACAGTATGCGAATCCATGGAATGTCAAGTTATTATTCCGATGGATGTTTTGGAAAGTGATGAAGCATGGGCTCTATTTAGAATGAAAGCTAAGCTTAATGAAAGAGTTCCAAGggatattcttcaggaggctcagAAAGTTGCAAAAGAATGCAAGGGTCTACCGGTAGCGATTGTAACGCTAGCAGCGGCTCTAAAAAGTACAAAGACAAGTAAAGGATGGGAAGTGGCCGGCAAGAAACTTGAACGCAGTAAATTAGTGGAAATCGGTAACattggagaagaagaaaaaaatgccTACTTGTGTATCAAGATGAGTTATGAATACTTGAAGAAGGAGACGAACAAGAAATGCTTCTTTTTGTGTGGTTTATATCCAGAGGATCATTCAATTAAAGTGGAAGATTTGGTGCGATATGCTTGGGGTTTGGAGTTATTTGGCAAGGCTGACTTAATTGGAGAAGTGAGGATTCAAGTTTTGGAAGCCATTGATTACCTCAAAGATTCTTGCTTGCTGTTAGAAGATGAAGTTGAAGATGAAGATGGAGATGGTGGAAG GTACGTTAAGTTACATGACATAGTTCGTGATGTTACTCTATGGATTGCATCAGAAGAAAAAAGTGATTTTATGATCAAATCTAGATTGGAGTTACTAAATAAAAGCTCTGAATCTTGTGAAGGAATCTCATTGTTGGACAGTGAAGAGAAAAATTTTCCTGATAGATTGATTCTTTCGAAGCTTGAGATCCTATTGCTTAAGAATTGTAATGTATAA
- the LOC128289375 gene encoding uncharacterized protein LOC128289375 has protein sequence MISSLEKLHLFNVIRLRDIWKGPIQVATNLRELRVCRCNNLTYIFPVTLIPHLPQLSILRIKSCVNLKKIIGNDDILASSSSQGPQLEMKMVFPQLKKIKLKNLSKLESFSPVGYHLEFPCLQSLDIKQCSKMITSFSADYLMLSVHAKTDQASQLNDTNPSREDISWERNRPTLLPQYKLKLKKFHPVSEKCCRNHSSA, from the exons ATGATCTCAAGTCTAGAGAAATTGCATCTTTTTAATGTGATTAGGTTGCGAGATATATGGAAGGGTCCCATCCAGGTTGCAACCAATCTCAGAGAACTAAGGGTTTGCCGCTGTAATAATTTGACATACATCTTTCCAGTTACACTCATTCCACATTTACCACAATTAAGCATTCTAAGGATAAAGTCATGTGTGAACTTGAAGAAGATAATTGGAAATGATGACATTTTAGCATCTTCATCATCACAAGGTCCTCAGTTGGAGATGAAAATGGTATTCCCTCagttaaagaaaataaaacttaaaaatttgtCAAAGCTCGAGAGCTTCAGCCCTGTGGGTTATCATCTAGAATTCCCATGTTTGCAGTCGCTTGACATTAAGCAATGTTCCAAGATGATCACAAGTTTCAGTGCAGATTATTTAATGTTGAGTGTGCATGCTAAAACTGATCAG GCATCTCAGCTAAATGATACCAATCCCTCACGAGAAGATATATCCTGGGAAAGGAATAGACCTACCTTACTACCTCAGTATAAGTTGAAGTTGAAGAAATTTCACCCTGTAAGTGAAAAATGTTGCAGAAATCATTCTTCAGCCTAA
- the LOC108481150 gene encoding putative disease resistance protein At4g19050 encodes MRELKVLSLTVAYDYTGVISLYALSSLKKLRALHLENFEDFSFLGNLRTLEILSLRGSKLNSLADELGSLKDLKMLDLTDCVVSSSFPLNFIRRLSQLEKLYLPKSNMTNDIFLVIKFLTRLTRLYLCVSSLHFPPNFEFPELEKYKIYINNNTSFNGIFGATGYLEIAEVFPYNAVSQLLGNLESLQVKRIKDECVKCLTNKTQQKVSVSTILQNLKLVRIDDCRNLKVVFQMDEVEENEDLSSIWELPTQHVRLVSLVELIIDQCPRLKSLFSLSLAQSLVLLEELHISFCDELKQIVTELEGDEEEISSAINSRTSLCFPKLTQLCVTRCDGLEYIFPMSLSPQGLQVYGCPLLTDSGVHLEAERAAVWDVRLSAFKDSFKTSKQLQLKSIEDHNLVPEAKEDGLNGVTSLELLNCKDLECLVDTTTTATKNGPTSAFTHLETLYMEKMDGLEALCKGQPPQGFLKNLKHLNLIRFPELRWIFKGSPHSFTLQSLKVVKIYECGKLKSLFSSSLIQSLVLLEQLKIECCDELETLFADPENDGEIESKHSSLPLHLPKLNTLCIKKCSKLEYVVPQNYIVKAPSLKRMKVKDCSKGIGLSAFKELLCNTNDLILKDFGDHKNLVPDLVEMEHLDGLTSLSINNWRGGECLVDISQAMMDFKYNDQSPKCFLQNLKILRVVDCGNFSKIFQMDDGIESNAHYLPNLEIVKIKDARV; translated from the exons ATGAGAGAACTGAAAGTTTTAAGTCTTACAGTTGCATATGATTATACGGGGGTTATTTCCTTATATGCTCTTTCGTCCTTGAAAAAACTTCGTGCTCTACATTTGGAGAATTTTGAGGACTTTTCGTTCCTTGGAAACTTAAGGACACTTGAGATTCTAAGTTTGCGTGGTTCAAAATTAAATAGTTTGGCAGATGAATTAGGGAGCTTGAAAGATCTAAAGATGTTGGATCTAACCGATTGTGTAGTTTCCTCAAGCTTTCCCCTTAATTTCATTCGAAGGTTATCTCAGCTAGAGAAGTTGTACCTACCAAAATCAAACATGACAAATGATATCTTTCTCGTGATAAAATTTTTGACCAGATTAACGAGACTATATCTTTGCGTATCCTCTCTACATTTTCCACCAAACTTTGAGTTTCCTGAATTAGAAAAATACAAAATCTACATAAACAATAATACAAGCTTCAATGGTATTTTTGGCGCTACAGGATACTTGGAAATTGCGGAAGTGTTTCCTTATAATGCAGTTTCCCAATTACTTGGGAATTTAGAGTCTCTTCAAGTGAAACGTATTAAGGATGAGTGCGTAAAATGCTTGACTAATAAAACACAACAAAAGGTGTCGGTATCAACGATCTTACAAAACCTAAAACTAGTGAGAATTGACGACTGCAGGAATCTAAAAGTGGTATTTCAAATGGATGAGGTGGAAGAAAATGAAG ATTTGAGTTCCATATGGGAATTGCCAACCCAACATGTAAGACTTGTAAGCTTAGTTGAATTGATTATAGATCAGTGCCCACGTTTGAAATCACTCTTTTCACTTTCTCTTGCTCAAAGTCTCGTACTCTTGGAAGAACTTCATATAAGCTTCTGTGATGAGTTGAAGCAAATAGTGACAGAATTAGAAGGTGACGAGGAAGAAATATCGTCCGCCATCAATTCTCGTACTTCTTTGTGTTTCCCAAAGTTAACACAGCTCTGCGTAACTCGTTGTGATGGTTTGGAGTATATTTTTCCGATGTCGCTATCACCACAAGGGCTTCAGG TGTATGGTTGCCCTCTATTAACTGATTCGGGTGTTCATTTAGAAGCTGAGAGAGCTGCCGTATGG GATGTTCGATTGTCAGCATTCAAGGATTCTTTCAAAACTTCCAAACAACTTCAACTAAAATCAATTGAGGATCATAATCTGGTTCCAGAAGCTAAGGAAGATGGACTAAATGGAGTAACTTCACTTGAACTTCTGAATTGCAAGGATCTTGAATGCTTGGTTGATACCACCACTACTGCAACAAAGAATGGGCCAACTTCAGCATTCACTCATTTGGAGACATTATATATGGAAAAAATGGATGGGTTGGAAGCCTTATGCAAGGGTCAGCCTCCACAAGGTTTCCTAAAAAACTTGAAACATCTGAATCTCATCCGATTTCCAGAATTGAGATGGATATTCAAAGGCTCACCCCACTCTTTCACCCTCCAAAGTCTTAAGGTTGTAAAGATATATGAATGCGGAAAATTGAAATCCCTTTTTTCATCTTCCCTTATTCAAAGCCTAGTGCTTTTAGAACAACTCAAGATAGAATGCTGCGACGAATTGGAAACTCTTTTCGCTGATCCGGAAAATGATGGTGAAATAGAATCAAAGCATTCTTCCCTTCCTCTCCACTTGCCCAAATTGAATACTCTTTGCATCAAAAAGTGTTCAAAACTGGAATATGTTGTCCCACAAAACTATATTGTCAAAGCACCATCTTTGAAAAGAATGAAAGTTAAGGATTGTTCCAAA GGGATTGGATTATCGGCATTTAAGGAATTGTTATGCAATACAAATGATCTTATTCTCAAAGATTTTGGAGATCACAAAAATCTTGTCCCAGATCTTGTAGAGATGGAACATTTAGACGGATTAACTTCCCTCTCTATTAACAATTGGAGGGGTGGTGAATGCTTGGTTGATATATCACAAGCAATGATGGATTTCAAGTACAATGACCAATCTCCCAAGTGTTTCttgcaaaatctcaaaattttgagAGTTGTTGATTGtggaaatttttcaaagatatttCAAATGGATGATGGAATAGAATCAAACGCACATTACTTGCCGAACTTGGAAATTGTGAAGATTAAGGATGCTCGAGTTTAG
- the LOC108481149 gene encoding uncharacterized protein LOC108481149: MVVEKVITTLLEKYESKISSLEDSRDLSTIPLIELINALYAQEQGRANRMEEHSEGAFQTRCRESSSSSSSYKGKKHWQEKKEKGKKDAAKKKFPPCAHYKKTTHLEKYCCYRPDIQCRGCKQLGHIEKVCKNKPKAQPQHQNQAQAAENVKALEEHVFTASCFASSSKVSKNWLIDSGCTHHMASDKSMFRELDTSFMSKVRIGNGKLIEAKGKGKAVIGTKSSNKTISEVLYVPDIDQNLLSVGQLLEKRYSLIFEGKVCVIKDAADQVLVTVAMNDRSFTLDVNQLEPKICVA, translated from the coding sequence atggtgGTTGAGAAAGTCATAACAACCTTACTAGAGAAGTATGAATCAAAAATCTCTTCTTTAGAAGACTCGAGGGACCTATCAACCATTCCCTTGATAGAGTTGATAAATGCTCTCTATGCACAAGAGCAAGGAAGAGCAAATAGAATGGAAGAGCACTCTGAGGGAGCTTTTCAGACCAGGTGTAGAGAAAGCTCAAGCTCAAGCTCAAGTTACAAAGGCAAGAAGCATTggcaagaaaagaaagagaaagggaAGAAGGATGCTGCAAAAAAGAAGTTTCCACCTTGTGCTCATTACAAGAAGACTACTCACCTTGAAAAATACTGCTGCTACAGACCAGACATTCAATGTAGAGGTTGCAAACAGCTTGGACATATTGAAAAAGTGTGCAAAAACAAGCCAAAAGCACAGCCACAGCACCAGAACCAAGCTCAAGCTGCTGAGAATGTGAAAGCATTGGAAGAGCATGTCTTCACAGCTTCTTGTTTTGCAAGCTCAAGTAAGGTCAGCAAAAATTGGTTAATTGACAGTGGATGTACACATCATATGGCTTCAGACAAAAGTATGTTCAGGgagctagacaccagtttcatgtcCAAAGTCAGAATCGGCAATGGTAAACTCATAGAGGCCAAAGGCAAGGGCAAGGCTGTGATTGGCACAAAGTCAAGTAACAAAACTATCTCTGAGGTTCTTTATGTACCTGACATTGACCAAAATTTGCTGAGTGTTGGTCAGCTACTAGAGAAGAGGTATTCTCTTATTTTTGAAGGCAAGGTTTGTGTGATTAAAGATGCTGCTGACCAGGTGTTAGTAACAGTAGCCATGAATGATCGAAGCTTCACTTTAGATGTGAATCAGCTAGAACCAAAGATATGTGTAGCTTAG